The following proteins come from a genomic window of Chryseobacterium glaciei:
- a CDS encoding DUF1572 family protein: MKELFIKRFEYYKSLGDKTFEQLSEEQIFWHFNEESNSIAVIVKHLGGNMLSRWTNFLTEDGEKSWRNRDEEFVNNFKTKTEILDFWEKGWKCFFDALNQINDENLYATLYIRGEAQLVVDAVFRQMAHYPYHIGQIVYIAKMMKNDDWKTFSIARNKSNEFNSEMKDKFTETDFNSNSSPVCFQNNPEVRDEYKQ; the protein is encoded by the coding sequence ATGAAAGAGCTATTTATCAAACGTTTCGAATATTACAAATCTCTTGGTGACAAAACATTTGAGCAACTTTCTGAGGAGCAGATCTTTTGGCATTTTAACGAAGAAAGTAATTCGATTGCGGTCATTGTAAAGCATCTTGGAGGAAATATGCTCTCCCGATGGACAAATTTTTTAACGGAAGACGGTGAAAAAAGCTGGCGAAACCGTGATGAAGAATTTGTAAATAATTTTAAAACTAAAACGGAAATCCTAGACTTCTGGGAAAAAGGCTGGAAATGCTTTTTCGATGCTTTAAACCAAATTAATGATGAAAATTTATATGCTACACTTTATATAAGGGGCGAAGCTCAGTTGGTTGTAGATGCGGTTTTCCGTCAGATGGCTCATTATCCTTATCATATCGGACAGATCGTTTACATCGCCAAAATGATGAAAAATGATGATTGGAAAACATTTTCTATTGCTAGAAATAAATCCAACGAATTTAATTCTGAAATGAAAGATAAATTCACTGAGACGGATTTTAATTCAAATTCTTCACCTGTTTGCTTTCAAAATAATCCGGAAGTGAGGGACGAATATAAACAATAG
- a CDS encoding FMN-binding glutamate synthase family protein: MRDKFLSWGIVLVTVAWIVALLIRADYWIPISLSAFYALGVYNAYQSKHAILRNFPVVGYFRYFFESISPEMQQYFIERETDGKPFPRNQRSAVYRRAKNLSDTVPFGTQLEVNHRKYEGIKHSIYAKSPAEELPRVWVGGEQCSQPYHASLFNISAMSFGALSDRAQISLNKGAKKGNFYHNTGEGGISPHHLEGGDLCWQIGTGYFGCRDDEGKFNPELFTKYSNLPNVKMIEIKLSQGAKPGHGGVLPGVKNTPEIAKIRHVTPGVTIISPPSHSAFSNAAGLLRFVQQLRELSGGKPVGFKLCIGDTKEFDDICVQMNVLKIYPDFITIDGAEGGTGAAPPEFSDGVGMPLEPALIFVNRTLNSYNVRDKLRVIASGKVLTSLDILRAVAMGADMCNNARGFMFSLGCIQALRCNNNKCPTGVATQDKMLIKGLDVTDKAERVYHFHKNTLHTCNELIAAAGRTSYEEVDATMFMRGDEFDHLADLYFPDILGNVKQKARS, from the coding sequence ATGAGAGATAAGTTTTTATCTTGGGGAATTGTATTAGTAACTGTTGCATGGATTGTAGCTTTACTAATCCGGGCAGATTATTGGATACCAATTTCTTTGTCTGCGTTCTATGCATTGGGCGTATACAACGCCTATCAGTCTAAACACGCTATTTTACGGAACTTTCCTGTTGTTGGGTACTTCAGATACTTTTTCGAGAGTATTTCGCCCGAAATGCAGCAATATTTCATCGAAAGAGAGACGGATGGGAAGCCATTTCCAAGAAATCAACGTTCGGCAGTGTACAGACGTGCAAAAAACTTGAGTGATACAGTACCTTTTGGGACTCAGTTAGAAGTTAATCATAGAAAATATGAAGGAATTAAACATTCCATTTATGCTAAATCTCCTGCAGAAGAACTGCCGAGAGTTTGGGTAGGAGGGGAGCAGTGTTCTCAGCCTTATCATGCTTCTTTATTTAATATTTCGGCAATGAGTTTTGGAGCTTTAAGCGATAGAGCTCAGATTTCTTTAAATAAAGGTGCCAAAAAAGGAAATTTTTACCACAACACAGGTGAAGGAGGGATTTCTCCCCACCATTTGGAAGGAGGTGACCTCTGCTGGCAAATCGGGACAGGATATTTTGGTTGTAGAGATGATGAAGGTAAATTTAACCCTGAATTGTTTACAAAATATTCCAATCTTCCTAATGTGAAGATGATCGAGATTAAATTATCTCAAGGTGCAAAACCAGGTCACGGTGGAGTTTTACCGGGAGTGAAAAATACCCCTGAGATTGCAAAAATCCGTCACGTCACACCGGGAGTGACGATTATTTCTCCGCCTTCACATTCAGCATTTTCTAATGCTGCAGGATTGTTGAGATTTGTTCAGCAATTAAGAGAACTTTCCGGAGGAAAACCTGTCGGATTTAAATTATGTATCGGTGATACCAAAGAATTTGACGACATCTGTGTTCAAATGAATGTTCTTAAAATTTACCCTGATTTCATCACAATCGATGGAGCAGAAGGAGGAACCGGAGCCGCACCGCCAGAATTTTCTGATGGAGTAGGAATGCCTTTAGAACCTGCTTTGATCTTTGTTAACAGAACCTTGAACAGTTATAATGTAAGAGATAAATTGAGAGTGATTGCCAGCGGAAAAGTCTTAACAAGTTTAGATATTCTGAGAGCCGTTGCAATGGGTGCAGATATGTGTAATAATGCGAGAGGATTTATGTTTTCTTTAGGGTGTATTCAGGCGCTGAGATGTAATAACAACAAGTGTCCAACAGGTGTTGCAACGCAGGATAAAATGCTGATAAAAGGTCTTGATGTTACAGATAAAGCAGAAAGAGTATACCATTTTCATAAAAATACACTTCATACTTGTAACGAATTAATTGCAGCAGCAGGAAGAACTTCATACGAAGAAGTAGATGCCACAATGTTTATGAGAGGTGATGAGTTTGATCATCTGGCAGACCTTTATTTCCCGGATATTTTAGGAAATGTAAAGCAGAAAGCAAGATCTTGA
- the panC gene encoding pantoate--beta-alanine ligase, with protein MEVLKNKKTLQDFIERQKEMGKRIGFAPTMGALHNGHLSLYEAARKENDLVVSSIFVNPTQFNNPEDLEKYPRDINRDVLILKNSGLVDAVYIPNVEDIYPEKAVSQHYDYDGLENEMEGKSRPGHFDGVGTVVEELFNQVKPDNAYFGEKDFQQLAIIKKMVEKKQLTVKIKGVPIYRAENGLALSSRNQRLHEDRREASKIIFETLNKVNDWFRVVTIAEIKERVQDIMDHQQGMQLEYFLIADEETLKETDFFYKDRNFRAFIVVMVDGVRLIDNMHLD; from the coding sequence ATGGAAGTTCTAAAAAACAAAAAAACACTTCAGGATTTCATTGAAAGACAGAAAGAAATGGGTAAAAGGATAGGTTTTGCACCTACGATGGGGGCTTTGCATAATGGCCATTTATCCCTGTATGAGGCAGCTAGAAAAGAAAATGATCTTGTAGTTTCTTCAATTTTTGTAAACCCGACTCAGTTTAATAATCCTGAAGATCTGGAAAAATACCCACGAGATATTAATAGAGATGTCTTAATTTTAAAGAATTCAGGGCTTGTGGATGCGGTTTATATTCCAAATGTTGAAGATATTTACCCTGAAAAAGCAGTAAGCCAACATTATGATTATGATGGATTGGAGAATGAAATGGAAGGAAAATCCAGACCGGGGCATTTTGACGGTGTAGGAACTGTTGTAGAAGAGCTTTTCAATCAGGTAAAACCAGACAACGCTTATTTTGGTGAAAAAGACTTCCAACAATTGGCTATTATTAAAAAAATGGTCGAAAAGAAGCAACTTACCGTAAAAATAAAAGGAGTTCCTATTTATAGAGCAGAAAATGGTTTAGCATTAAGTTCAAGAAACCAAAGACTTCATGAAGACAGAAGAGAGGCTTCAAAGATTATTTTTGAGACTTTAAATAAAGTGAATGATTGGTTCAGAGTTGTAACGATTGCGGAGATCAAAGAAAGAGTCCAAGATATTATGGATCATCAGCAAGGCATGCAGTTGGAATATTTCCTTATTGCGGACGAAGAAACTTTAAAGGAAACAGATTTCTTTTATAAGGACAGAAATTTCAGAGCGTTTATCGTTGTAATGGTAGATGGTGTGAGATTGATCGACAATATGCATTTAGATTAA
- a CDS encoding glycogen/starch synthase, with protein sequence MPNQKILYITTEMYPYQEDTNMAAVVNKMALKMHQEGNDVRVFMPRFGQISERKFQLHEVIRLSGMNIIINDLDQPLIIKVASLPGERLQVYFIDNEEYFKRKQYYFDDEGTPFDDNDERAIFFARGVIETIKKLNWVPDVIHLNGWMASFVPIYLKTYYESDTYFKDAKIVLSLYNEKDAPFDKNIGEKLKFDNISGLKALDNPSVQSFVIESMKYVDAVVKGDEFLDGDLDKAFNETSTPKSEYLDVDSINQLY encoded by the coding sequence ATGCCGAATCAAAAAATACTGTACATTACTACAGAGATGTATCCATATCAAGAAGACACGAATATGGCTGCAGTGGTAAACAAAATGGCACTTAAGATGCACCAAGAAGGCAATGATGTAAGAGTTTTTATGCCAAGATTTGGACAAATAAGTGAGAGAAAGTTCCAATTACACGAGGTTATCCGTCTTTCTGGAATGAATATTATTATTAACGATCTAGATCAACCCTTAATTATTAAAGTAGCGTCTCTTCCGGGGGAAAGACTGCAGGTGTACTTTATAGACAATGAAGAGTACTTCAAAAGAAAACAATATTATTTTGATGATGAAGGAACTCCTTTCGATGATAACGACGAGAGAGCAATTTTCTTTGCAAGAGGAGTAATTGAGACTATCAAGAAACTAAACTGGGTTCCTGATGTAATTCACCTTAATGGCTGGATGGCTTCTTTCGTTCCAATTTATCTTAAAACATATTACGAATCTGATACTTATTTCAAAGATGCAAAAATCGTTCTTTCATTATACAATGAGAAAGATGCACCTTTTGATAAAAATATCGGTGAAAAATTGAAATTCGACAATATTTCAGGATTAAAAGCGTTAGATAATCCGAGTGTTCAAAGTTTTGTAATCGAAAGCATGAAGTATGTAGACGCAGTAGTAAAAGGAGACGAATTTCTAGATGGAGACTTAGATAAAGCCTTCAACGAAACGTCAACTCCAAAATCGGAATATCTCGATGTGGATTCTATAAACCAACTTTATTAA
- a CDS encoding nuclear transport factor 2 family protein — MNCKISHFMKDLNSLKTEQLEKWFTDESIIWIPPSKEISGKNRILALFRAIFRRYENIEWRVSEIFPLGNGKYFYQTNSLGNMSGKGTYKNEICTIIQFSDCGKILYLSDYFKDTKVFN, encoded by the coding sequence ATGAATTGTAAGATCAGTCATTTTATGAAGGATTTAAATTCTTTAAAAACAGAACAGCTTGAAAAATGGTTTACCGATGAAAGTATAATCTGGATTCCTCCGTCTAAAGAAATTTCGGGTAAAAACAGAATTTTAGCTTTGTTTAGGGCAATTTTTAGGCGTTATGAAAATATTGAATGGCGAGTTTCCGAGATTTTTCCATTAGGAAATGGAAAATATTTTTATCAGACCAATTCTCTAGGAAATATGTCCGGAAAAGGCACTTACAAAAATGAAATATGTACAATTATTCAGTTTTCAGACTGCGGGAAAATATTATATCTTTCTGATTACTTTAAAGATACAAAAGTATTTAACTAA
- a CDS encoding shikimate kinase, whose amino-acid sequence MIISLVGYMGSGKSHISKILSEKINFKLIDLDKEISRRNKLTIPEIFEKKGEIHFRKLERETLEELLATEENLVLSLGGGTPVYYNNMEIVNLNSKSVFLRASIQTLSERISKQKEKRPIIANISDENLSEFIAKHLFERNEFYSKAQFNIITDSREPEDIVNEIIEKLYL is encoded by the coding sequence ATGATAATTTCACTGGTAGGATACATGGGGAGTGGCAAATCTCACATTTCCAAAATATTAAGCGAAAAAATAAATTTTAAATTAATTGACCTAGATAAAGAGATTTCTAGGCGAAATAAATTAACCATTCCTGAAATATTCGAAAAAAAGGGAGAAATTCACTTTAGAAAGCTGGAAAGAGAAACTTTGGAAGAGCTCTTGGCTACGGAAGAAAATCTTGTTTTAAGCCTGGGTGGAGGAACTCCTGTTTATTACAATAACATGGAAATTGTAAATCTTAACTCTAAGAGCGTATTTTTAAGAGCTTCGATTCAAACTTTATCAGAAAGGATTTCAAAACAAAAAGAGAAAAGGCCGATAATAGCCAACATTTCGGATGAAAACCTTTCTGAGTTTATTGCTAAACATTTATTCGAAAGAAACGAATTCTATAGCAAAGCACAGTTTAATATCATTACAGACTCGCGAGAACCGGAAGATATCGTTAATGAAATCATTGAAAAACTATATTTATAA
- a CDS encoding T9SS type B sorting domain-containing protein: protein MKKTLLFLLLFISQTFFSQADCTSALSVCGNSSITYSPLGIGAVNESLGGCLTTGEHNSIWYKFTIATGGTLTFNLVPNDPAADYDWAVYGPNVTCGSLGSPIRCNAATVIGVGAATGLNMTSTITNAAGGSLTPYCKYLDVLPGQTYYLYIDNWVDGINPTMAPFSLTWGGTATLASPFTDPTIQPHPFVAPGLPAANPADPREVVVCNNPAIFDFTTLSAGILNNNPNFLISYHTTQNNALSGSNPILTPITVNTTTTYYYSIHYLDPANPTNPINSCRQVGAFKFKMGNITGTNVNLFACNNNNAGLGTFDLTTAAVFGDPTATKKYYPTLTDLNAGTNEILNFTAYVAAEGTVYVKITSQFGCIATAVITLKFFPVVVVNDATLRSCFIETNPSTGLFNLTNASVTTQGGITKKYYPSLTDALNGTNEIPATLAAAYIAPSGVVYIKVTNGNGCFAIAKVTLIVIAPVYSTVLKDKIICMEDKTTLDAGPGFSSYQWSMGATTQSITDVGVGTYWVKLKTGDCITTQTVKVYASEQPVISSVDISTTTVTIAVMGGTAPYKYSIDNITWQDSNIFTNVPRGDNMIYVKDAYDCEPINITIVVPNLINVITPNGDGINDVIDYSALAAKQNLVFNIFDRYGSKIFQADKFNGYKWNGTTNGGMKVPTGNYWYSVSWNEKDKKNTLFKYTGWVMVKNRE, encoded by the coding sequence ATGAAAAAAACTCTACTATTTCTTCTCTTATTTATTTCACAGACCTTTTTTTCGCAAGCAGATTGTACATCTGCATTGTCGGTTTGTGGAAACTCGAGTATCACATATTCTCCTTTGGGAATTGGCGCCGTCAATGAAAGTTTGGGAGGATGTTTAACGACAGGTGAACATAATTCTATTTGGTACAAATTCACGATTGCTACGGGAGGAACGCTTACTTTTAATCTGGTTCCGAACGATCCTGCAGCAGATTATGATTGGGCGGTTTATGGACCAAACGTTACCTGTGGAAGTTTGGGTTCGCCAATACGCTGTAATGCTGCAACCGTAATCGGAGTCGGCGCAGCTACAGGGTTGAATATGACAAGCACGATTACAAATGCTGCGGGTGGCTCATTAACACCTTATTGCAAATATTTGGATGTTTTGCCGGGACAAACCTATTACTTATATATAGATAACTGGGTTGATGGGATTAATCCTACAATGGCTCCATTTTCTTTAACTTGGGGAGGAACGGCTACTTTAGCTTCACCTTTTACAGATCCTACGATACAGCCTCATCCGTTTGTAGCTCCGGGACTGCCTGCCGCAAACCCAGCAGATCCGAGAGAGGTTGTTGTATGTAATAATCCTGCGATTTTTGATTTCACGACTTTATCTGCGGGAATTCTTAATAATAACCCGAATTTCCTGATCAGTTATCATACTACACAAAATAATGCACTTTCGGGATCGAATCCTATTTTAACTCCAATTACGGTTAATACAACGACTACTTATTATTACAGTATTCATTATCTGGATCCTGCAAATCCTACGAATCCTATCAATTCCTGTCGACAGGTTGGTGCATTTAAATTTAAGATGGGAAATATTACGGGAACTAATGTTAATTTATTTGCCTGTAATAATAACAATGCGGGATTAGGAACATTTGATCTTACAACAGCTGCTGTTTTTGGAGATCCTACTGCGACTAAGAAATATTACCCTACACTCACTGACCTTAATGCAGGAACTAATGAAATCCTGAATTTTACAGCTTATGTTGCCGCAGAAGGTACAGTCTATGTAAAAATAACGTCTCAATTTGGATGTATCGCAACTGCGGTCATCACATTGAAGTTTTTCCCAGTTGTTGTGGTAAATGATGCAACGCTGAGATCTTGTTTTATAGAAACCAATCCTTCAACAGGACTATTTAATCTTACCAACGCTTCGGTTACAACACAGGGAGGAATTACCAAAAAGTATTATCCATCTTTAACTGATGCATTGAACGGGACAAATGAAATTCCTGCCACACTAGCAGCCGCATACATCGCTCCGAGTGGTGTTGTTTATATAAAAGTAACGAACGGAAACGGCTGTTTTGCTATTGCTAAAGTTACTTTAATCGTGATAGCTCCGGTTTATTCTACAGTTTTAAAAGATAAAATAATCTGTATGGAAGACAAGACAACATTGGATGCCGGGCCTGGATTCAGTTCTTATCAATGGAGTATGGGTGCTACGACTCAATCTATTACTGATGTTGGCGTTGGAACCTATTGGGTTAAGCTAAAAACAGGGGACTGTATCACAACACAAACGGTAAAAGTATATGCTTCTGAGCAGCCTGTAATTTCCAGTGTCGATATTTCAACAACTACAGTTACGATTGCCGTGATGGGTGGAACTGCACCGTACAAATATTCAATAGACAATATTACTTGGCAGGATTCCAATATTTTTACGAATGTTCCGAGAGGTGATAATATGATTTATGTAAAAGATGCTTATGATTGCGAACCGATTAATATTACGATTGTTGTTCCGAATCTTATTAACGTCATCACTCCAAACGGCGACGGCATAAATGATGTGATTGATTATTCTGCATTGGCAGCAAAACAAAATCTGGTCTTCAATATTTTCGACAGATATGGATCTAAAATTTTCCAGGCGGATAAATTTAATGGCTATAAATGGAACGGAACCACGAACGGAGGAATGAAAGTTCCTACAGGAAATTACTGGTATTCTGTTTCGTGGAATGAAAAAGATAAAAAGAATACCTTATTCAAATACACAGGATGGGTAATGGTTAAAAACCGAGAATAA
- the glgP gene encoding alpha-glucan family phosphorylase: MDFKNFKMPFGINPQYSKKVAYFSMEFALEQVLKIYSGGLGFLAGSHMRSAYNLKQDLIGIGILWKFGYYDQARNHDQTLQPTWTKKMYSFLEDTGIKFQIEIHSAPVWVKVWYLDPETFNTAPMFFLSTDVPENDHISKTISHRLYDANESTKLAQYILLGKGGAKLLDEMNLERDTYHLNEAHGLPAAFHLLKKYKGDLNKVKEKLVFTTHTPEEAGNEKHNMKLCYDMSYFSGFSMEEVKSIEGFDDDRFNHSLCALKMAKVANGVSQLHGVVSRAMWSKYPGICEITSITNAQEFKYWSDKPLYNSKDENNEIVFDYRKKHLKKRLFKIVADQTGNLFNPNIFTIVWARRFAGYKRADLLLHDKDRFYKLLNNPKYPVQIIWAGKPYPMDYSAISTFNTLVEESKNHKNMAVLTGYELSLSKSLKQGSDLWLNNPRVPREASGTSGMTASMNGSVNLSTDDGWIPEFAKHGENSFVVPKADYNTMSIYEQDNYDLNKLYEILENEILPTYYDSPNKWRKIQHNSMNDVKDQFNSDRMADEYYKNLYNYKG; this comes from the coding sequence ATGGATTTTAAAAATTTTAAAATGCCGTTTGGTATTAATCCTCAATATTCTAAAAAAGTTGCCTATTTCTCAATGGAATTTGCCCTTGAGCAGGTCTTAAAAATATATTCGGGAGGTTTGGGTTTCTTGGCAGGTTCTCACATGAGAAGCGCTTATAATTTAAAGCAAGACCTTATTGGGATTGGAATTCTCTGGAAATTCGGATATTATGATCAGGCTAGAAATCATGATCAGACTTTACAACCGACCTGGACAAAAAAAATGTACAGTTTCCTTGAAGATACGGGAATAAAATTTCAGATCGAGATTCACAGTGCGCCTGTTTGGGTGAAGGTTTGGTATCTAGATCCTGAAACTTTCAACACCGCACCTATGTTTTTCCTTTCAACAGATGTTCCTGAAAATGACCACATTTCTAAAACAATTTCTCATAGATTATACGATGCTAACGAGTCTACAAAGCTTGCACAATACATTTTACTAGGAAAAGGTGGCGCAAAATTATTAGATGAAATGAATCTTGAAAGAGACACTTACCATCTTAACGAGGCTCACGGGCTTCCTGCAGCTTTCCATTTATTAAAAAAATATAAAGGAGATCTGAATAAAGTTAAAGAAAAATTGGTTTTCACTACTCATACGCCTGAAGAAGCCGGAAATGAGAAACATAATATGAAATTATGTTACGATATGTCTTATTTTTCAGGTTTCAGCATGGAAGAAGTAAAAAGTATTGAAGGTTTTGATGATGACCGTTTCAACCATTCGCTTTGTGCTTTGAAAATGGCTAAAGTTGCCAACGGAGTTTCCCAACTTCACGGAGTTGTTTCCAGAGCAATGTGGAGCAAATATCCGGGAATTTGTGAAATAACTTCAATCACCAACGCTCAGGAATTCAAATACTGGTCGGACAAACCGTTGTATAATTCTAAAGATGAAAACAACGAAATTGTATTTGATTACCGTAAAAAACATTTAAAAAAGAGGCTTTTCAAAATCGTTGCAGACCAGACGGGAAATTTATTTAATCCAAATATCTTCACAATCGTCTGGGCGAGAAGATTTGCTGGTTACAAACGTGCTGACTTACTTTTACACGATAAAGACAGGTTTTATAAATTATTAAATAATCCAAAATATCCTGTACAAATTATCTGGGCAGGAAAGCCTTATCCGATGGATTATTCTGCAATTTCAACGTTCAATACGTTGGTTGAAGAAAGTAAAAATCATAAAAATATGGCGGTTCTTACAGGTTATGAACTTTCATTAAGTAAATCTTTAAAGCAAGGTTCTGATCTTTGGTTAAACAATCCAAGAGTTCCTAGAGAAGCATCAGGAACGTCAGGAATGACGGCATCAATGAACGGTTCTGTAAACCTTTCAACCGACGATGGCTGGATTCCAGAATTTGCAAAACACGGAGAAAATTCTTTTGTAGTTCCAAAAGCAGATTATAATACTATGAGTATTTACGAGCAGGATAATTATGATTTGAATAAATTATATGAAATCCTTGAAAATGAAATACTTCCAACGTATTACGACAGTCCTAATAAGTGGAGAAAAATTCAGCATAACTCGATGAATGATGTTAAAGATCAATTCAATAGCGATAGAATGGCTGATGAATATTATAAAAATCTTTACAATTATAAAGGATAA
- a CDS encoding RNA-binding S4 domain-containing protein encodes MRIDKFLWSIRFYKTRTIATEEIKKNRVSIGESVVKSSKEVKEGDVIKIRKNQIDYKIKVIQIPKSRMGAKLVPLHIKDVTDKEQYETLKLRKMTQDYYRTRGEGRPTKKDRRDMDEYSGNDISGDFTDWDDFFGETGDSNDSNEDENNEKDL; translated from the coding sequence ATGAGAATAGATAAATTTTTATGGAGCATTCGTTTTTATAAGACCAGAACCATTGCTACTGAGGAGATTAAGAAAAATAGAGTTTCCATTGGCGAATCGGTTGTAAAGTCTTCTAAAGAAGTGAAGGAAGGAGATGTCATTAAAATCCGTAAAAATCAGATTGATTACAAAATTAAGGTCATCCAAATCCCTAAAAGCAGAATGGGCGCCAAGTTGGTTCCGCTTCATATCAAGGACGTGACGGACAAAGAGCAGTATGAAACACTCAAACTGCGTAAAATGACCCAAGATTATTACAGAACCAGAGGAGAGGGAAGACCCACCAAAAAAGATAGACGAGACATGGATGAATATTCAGGAAACGATATTTCCGGAGATTTCACAGACTGGGATGACTTTTTTGGCGAAACAGGTGACTCCAATGATTCAAACGAAGATGAAAACAATGAGAAAGACTTATAA
- a CDS encoding DUF6496 domain-containing protein, producing MSKKKYSDKAQEKIGEVMHEFKEGKLKSSSGEKVTDRKQAIAIGISEAKEQGLKVPKKKKD from the coding sequence ATGAGCAAGAAAAAATATTCAGATAAAGCTCAGGAAAAAATAGGAGAAGTAATGCACGAATTCAAGGAAGGAAAATTGAAATCTTCTTCCGGAGAAAAAGTGACAGACAGAAAACAGGCGATTGCCATCGGAATTTCTGAAGCTAAAGAACAAGGTTTAAAAGTCCCTAAAAAGAAAAAAGATTAA
- the mtaB gene encoding tRNA (N(6)-L-threonylcarbamoyladenosine(37)-C(2))-methylthiotransferase MtaB, which produces MSHFHRTAAFHTLGCKLNFAETSTIARQLTDAGYDKVSFDERADIYVINTCSVTENADRECKLHVKRAMKANPEGLVVIVGCYAQLKPEEISQITGVDLVLGAKEKFNILSYLDDLEKSESEGVVHSCEIEETDFFIGSYSIGDRTRAFLKVQDGCDYKCTYCTIPLARGISRSDTIENVLNNAKEIAARDIKEIVLTGVNIGDYGKGEFGNKRHEHTFLDLISELDQVEGIERIRISSIEPNLLKDESIELVSKSKSFVPHFHIPLQSGCDDLLKKMKRRYLTKLYNDRVNKIREVMPDAAIGVDVIVGFPGETEERFMETYNFLNDLPITYLHVFTYSERENTEAVGMDGVVPIPERKKRNKMLRILSEKKKMAFYQTQLGKTLPVLWEHENKDGKMFGFTENYVRVQKDFDQASVNQIEFLNLEKILSDGTVSVQSSYESFLAKV; this is translated from the coding sequence ATGTCCCATTTTCATAGAACTGCCGCTTTTCATACGCTCGGCTGCAAATTAAACTTTGCGGAAACATCTACTATTGCCCGTCAATTAACAGATGCCGGTTATGATAAGGTAAGTTTTGATGAAAGAGCGGATATTTATGTAATCAATACCTGTTCGGTAACTGAAAACGCAGACCGTGAGTGCAAACTTCACGTAAAAAGAGCGATGAAAGCTAATCCGGAAGGTTTGGTAGTGATCGTTGGATGTTATGCACAGTTGAAGCCTGAAGAAATTTCACAAATCACGGGTGTTGATTTGGTTCTTGGAGCCAAAGAAAAATTCAATATTCTGAGCTATTTGGATGATTTAGAAAAATCTGAAAGCGAAGGTGTTGTTCATTCTTGTGAAATTGAAGAAACTGATTTCTTTATCGGAAGTTACTCGATCGGAGACAGAACCAGAGCTTTTTTGAAAGTTCAGGATGGTTGTGATTATAAATGTACGTATTGTACAATTCCTCTAGCCAGAGGGATTTCTCGATCAGACACCATCGAAAATGTACTGAATAATGCCAAAGAAATTGCTGCCAGAGACATCAAAGAAATCGTTCTTACAGGTGTAAACATCGGTGATTACGGAAAAGGCGAATTCGGTAATAAAAGACACGAACATACTTTCTTAGACTTAATTTCAGAGCTTGATCAGGTTGAAGGGATCGAAAGAATCCGTATTTCTTCTATCGAGCCGAATCTTTTAAAGGATGAAAGCATCGAATTGGTTTCTAAAAGTAAAAGTTTTGTTCCACATTTTCACATTCCGTTACAATCGGGATGCGATGATTTGTTGAAAAAAATGAAACGTCGTTATTTAACGAAATTATACAACGACAGAGTCAATAAAATCCGTGAGGTAATGCCTGATGCGGCTATTGGTGTTGATGTAATCGTTGGTTTTCCGGGAGAAACTGAGGAAAGATTTATGGAAACGTATAACTTTCTGAATGATCTTCCAATCACATATTTACATGTTTTCACTTATTCTGAAAGAGAAAATACGGAAGCTGTAGGTATGGATGGCGTTGTTCCGATTCCTGAAAGAAAAAAACGTAATAAAATGCTTAGAATCCTTTCTGAAAAGAAAAAGATGGCATTTTATCAAACACAATTAGGCAAAACGCTTCCTGTTCTTTGGGAGCATGAAAATAAGGATGGTAAAATGTTTGGCTTCACAGAAAATTATGTGCGAGTGCAAAAAGATTTTGATCAAGCGTCTGTAAACCAGATCGAATTTCTGAATTTAGAAAAAATACTGTCAGATGGCACGGTTTCTGTGCAATCTTCTTATGAAAGTTTTTTAGCAAAAGTGTAG